A region from the Muribaculum gordoncarteri genome encodes:
- a CDS encoding BlaI/MecI/CopY family transcriptional regulator has translation MTPLTHQEEEIMRCVWQLGSCNVKQAIELLSVPRPPYTTVASVFKNLERKGYVASRLEGNTYIYRPAIDEQDYKRTFLGNVVGSYFKNSYKELVTFFARDNKISSDELREIIDLINKGEEDK, from the coding sequence ATGACTCCACTCACTCATCAGGAAGAAGAAATCATGCGTTGCGTGTGGCAACTCGGTTCATGCAATGTAAAGCAGGCCATCGAATTGCTGTCGGTTCCGCGGCCTCCTTACACTACGGTGGCTTCGGTATTTAAGAATCTGGAGCGTAAGGGGTATGTAGCCTCTCGTCTTGAAGGGAACACCTACATATACCGCCCTGCCATTGACGAGCAGGATTACAAGCGCACGTTTCTCGGCAATGTCGTCGGCTCTTACTTCAAGAACTCCTACAAGGAGCTTGTCACCTTCTTTGCGCGTGACAATAAGATATCAAGTGACGAACTTCGTGAAATAATAGATCTTATAAACAAAGGCGAGGAGGATAAGTGA
- the secD gene encoding protein translocase subunit SecD: MQSKGTTGSAISGVIAIFLVLVCLFYLSFSWVTKRYEDKATEYAMVMSGGDAASDSYKKAYKNYIDSIGKEKVYPVLGYTFNQVQKMGVGLGLDLKGGMNVILQVSVPDILRSMANAEGNKTFNAVISATDSVVKKTKTSDYVAAFFKEYQRIDPSADMAVVFKNVAKRGENAAQVEATVKQEVKDRVASSTNVLRNRIDQFGVVSPNIQELEKDGQILLELPGVKEHDRVRELLKASANLEFYEVYTIDEIQSQLMALENALRSDSTANVNSIFAYFDGQGYPGTPIVGMATQAHREVIDSILESPVAARILPSNLKLRWEVKPQEVQYTDTATNTTRKAEIYQLIALKSNNGKPALAGDVVVSATSDFDNMSGNYVSMNMNSEGAKAWARVTQNNLGKPVAIVLDDHVYSYPRINSVIEGGRSQITGQFTVEDAKDLANVLKSGKMAAKVDIISDTVIGPSLGKQAIHDGFLSFVIALVLLMAFMMFFYGFIPGLVANMGLVCNLFFTFGILASFQAVLTLPGIAGIVLALGMAVDANVLIFERAKEELRAGKNIRQAIADGYSNAFSAIFDSNLTSVITAVILLLYGTGPIKGFATTLIIGIVCSFFTAVFLTRLVFIGFGKTAPFQRLTFTTKLSRNMLTNTKINFLGQRKVSFTVCGILVLIVVASLFLRGMNQGIDFSGGRNYVVQFDHPVKTHEIQSKLAPSFPNASLSVITIDNDTKVRISTNYKINEETDGVDREITEILYNGLKDEIGNMSLEDFSTTNENVGIQSSQKVGPTIAADMKNDAYIAVVLSLIAMFLYILLRFHNVAFSVGALAAVAFTAFTIIGFYSLFWGILPFSMEIDQTFIAAILTVIGYQINDTVVVFDRVRENTQLYPKQDFFSMINMSINSTLSRTIMTSCSTLLVLLCIFILGGESIRSFTFAMLFGVITGTLATIYVAAPVAYLTDRRRNSGKKAA, from the coding sequence ATGCAAAGCAAAGGTACGACCGGAAGTGCTATATCCGGTGTGATAGCGATCTTCTTGGTGCTCGTGTGTCTGTTTTATCTCTCATTCTCTTGGGTGACCAAGCGTTACGAGGATAAGGCTACCGAGTATGCTATGGTGATGTCGGGCGGTGACGCTGCTTCCGACTCTTACAAGAAGGCTTACAAAAACTACATCGACTCTATCGGTAAGGAGAAGGTTTATCCCGTTCTCGGTTATACGTTCAATCAAGTTCAGAAGATGGGCGTAGGCCTCGGCCTCGACCTGAAAGGAGGTATGAACGTTATCCTTCAGGTTTCGGTTCCCGACATTCTCCGCTCTATGGCTAACGCCGAAGGCAACAAGACCTTCAACGCCGTGATTTCAGCTACCGATTCAGTAGTCAAGAAGACTAAGACGAGCGACTACGTTGCTGCCTTCTTCAAGGAATATCAGCGCATTGATCCCTCGGCCGACATGGCTGTCGTGTTCAAGAACGTGGCTAAGCGTGGCGAAAACGCTGCGCAGGTTGAGGCAACAGTAAAGCAGGAGGTTAAGGACCGTGTGGCAAGTTCGACCAACGTGCTCCGCAACCGTATCGACCAGTTTGGTGTTGTATCGCCCAACATTCAGGAACTTGAGAAGGACGGTCAGATTCTTCTTGAACTCCCCGGTGTTAAGGAGCACGACCGTGTGCGTGAGCTTCTTAAGGCATCGGCCAACCTCGAATTCTACGAAGTTTACACCATCGACGAGATTCAGTCGCAGCTCATGGCACTTGAGAATGCACTCCGCAGCGACAGCACCGCCAATGTAAACAGCATCTTCGCTTACTTTGACGGTCAGGGCTATCCCGGCACTCCCATCGTAGGTATGGCAACTCAGGCTCATCGCGAGGTAATCGACTCAATCCTCGAGAGCCCTGTTGCAGCTCGCATCCTTCCTTCCAACCTTAAACTCCGCTGGGAGGTTAAGCCTCAGGAAGTTCAGTACACCGACACTGCCACCAACACTACCCGCAAGGCTGAAATCTATCAGCTCATCGCTCTTAAGTCAAACAACGGCAAGCCCGCTCTTGCAGGTGATGTCGTAGTATCGGCAACCAGCGACTTCGACAACATGTCGGGTAACTACGTTTCGATGAACATGAACAGCGAAGGCGCAAAGGCTTGGGCCCGCGTTACTCAGAACAACCTCGGCAAGCCCGTTGCAATCGTGCTTGACGATCATGTATACTCTTATCCCCGAATCAACTCGGTAATCGAGGGCGGTCGCTCACAGATAACCGGTCAGTTCACTGTCGAGGATGCAAAGGACTTGGCCAACGTGCTTAAGTCAGGTAAGATGGCTGCCAAGGTAGACATCATCAGCGATACCGTAATCGGTCCTTCGCTCGGTAAGCAGGCAATCCATGACGGATTCCTTTCGTTTGTCATCGCACTCGTGCTTTTGATGGCGTTCATGATGTTCTTCTACGGATTCATTCCCGGACTCGTTGCCAACATGGGACTTGTGTGCAACCTCTTCTTTACATTCGGTATACTTGCTTCATTCCAGGCAGTGCTCACGCTCCCCGGTATCGCCGGTATCGTGCTTGCTCTCGGTATGGCCGTTGACGCCAACGTGCTTATCTTCGAGCGCGCCAAGGAGGAACTTCGCGCTGGCAAGAACATTCGCCAGGCAATCGCCGACGGTTACAGCAACGCTTTCTCGGCAATCTTCGACTCTAACTTGACTTCAGTAATCACCGCAGTGATTCTGCTCCTTTACGGAACAGGCCCCATCAAGGGTTTTGCTACTACCCTTATCATCGGTATCGTATGCTCGTTCTTCACTGCAGTGTTCCTCACCCGTCTTGTATTCATCGGATTTGGCAAGACCGCTCCCTTCCAGCGCTTGACATTCACCACCAAGCTCTCTCGCAATATGCTTACCAACACCAAGATCAACTTCCTTGGTCAGCGTAAGGTTTCATTTACCGTTTGCGGTATATTGGTGCTGATTGTTGTCGCATCGCTCTTCCTCCGCGGAATGAATCAGGGTATCGACTTCTCGGGTGGTCGCAACTATGTAGTTCAATTTGATCATCCCGTCAAGACTCATGAGATTCAGAGCAAGCTTGCTCCCTCATTCCCCAATGCATCACTTTCGGTAATCACTATCGACAATGACACCAAGGTGCGTATCTCGACCAACTATAAGATTAACGAGGAAACTGACGGCGTTGACCGTGAAATCACCGAAATCCTCTACAATGGTCTTAAGGATGAGATAGGCAACATGAGCCTTGAGGACTTCTCGACAACTAATGAGAATGTTGGTATCCAGAGCTCACAGAAGGTAGGTCCTACAATCGCAGCCGACATGAAGAACGATGCTTACATCGCCGTTGTTCTGTCGCTCATCGCGATGTTCCTCTACATCTTGCTCCGATTCCACAATGTAGCATTCTCGGTAGGTGCTCTCGCCGCAGTTGCATTCACCGCATTCACTATCATCGGATTCTACTCGCTTTTCTGGGGCATCCTTCCGTTCTCAATGGAGATTGACCAGACATTCATTGCGGCAATCCTTACCGTTATCGGTTACCAGATCAACGATACGGTGGTTGTGTTTGACCGTGTGCGTGAAAATACACAGCTCTATCCCAAGCAGGATTTCTTCAGTATGATCAACATGTCAATTAACTCGACATTGAGTCGTACAATCATGACATCATGCTCTACGCTTCTTGTGCTTCTGTGTATCTTTATCCTTGGTGGTGAATCTATCCGCAGCTTTACATTTGCAATGTTGTTCGGTGTAATCACCGGTACACTTGCCACTATCTACGTGGCTGCTCCGGTGGCTTATCTCACCGACCGTCGTCGCAATTCAGGCAAGAAAGCCGCATAA
- a CDS encoding PCMD domain-containing protein: MRILSTVLSLLVGILAVAGQEVDLIKYADFENWVTRNITESKLLGGNTKKVYEIAPEMVIDGNKVYSNMGGSPWATSNVMANVMGIVKASNAVFPDANPAGGRCCKLTTVIEKVKVLGIVNLQVLVSGSIYLGYNIEPIKNASNPYSKMEMGIPFTRRPSALRIDYKVHIPEGVSRVRATGSSRKDIPGKDNAEVYILLQRRWEDADGNIYAARVGTGRERYATSTDWIRNHDIKVLYGDISSHPDYKDYMGLIPDERSYYARNSKGKMVPVKEVKWDAPDAVPTHMLVMASSGCGVAFEGTPGMTLWVDNVRLVY; encoded by the coding sequence ATGCGCATATTGTCGACTGTTTTGTCTTTGTTGGTTGGCATCCTTGCCGTTGCAGGTCAGGAGGTTGACCTGATTAAATATGCCGACTTTGAAAACTGGGTTACCCGCAATATCACCGAGTCGAAGCTGCTTGGCGGAAACACAAAGAAGGTCTACGAGATAGCTCCCGAAATGGTTATCGACGGCAACAAGGTCTATTCCAATATGGGCGGTTCGCCATGGGCCACATCCAATGTGATGGCCAACGTTATGGGCATTGTCAAGGCGAGCAATGCTGTGTTTCCCGATGCCAATCCCGCCGGAGGCCGTTGCTGCAAGCTCACTACTGTAATAGAGAAAGTCAAGGTGCTCGGCATTGTAAACCTGCAGGTTCTTGTGTCGGGGTCGATATATCTCGGCTACAACATAGAGCCTATAAAAAATGCGTCAAATCCCTATTCAAAAATGGAGATGGGCATTCCGTTTACCCGCCGCCCTTCGGCTTTGCGCATTGACTATAAGGTGCATATCCCTGAAGGGGTAAGCCGTGTACGCGCCACCGGCTCGTCGCGAAAGGATATTCCCGGCAAGGATAATGCCGAGGTCTACATCCTGCTTCAGCGACGCTGGGAGGATGCCGACGGCAACATATACGCCGCGCGGGTGGGAACCGGCCGCGAGCGTTACGCTACATCAACCGATTGGATTCGCAATCATGACATTAAGGTGCTTTACGGTGACATATCTTCACATCCCGACTATAAGGATTACATGGGGCTTATCCCCGATGAACGCTCCTATTACGCACGCAACTCCAAGGGCAAGATGGTGCCGGTGAAAGAGGTGAAATGGGATGCTCCCGATGCGGTGCCGACCCACATGCTCGTCATGGCTTCATCGGGTTGCGGTGTGGCTTTTGAGGGTACCCCCGGCATGACATTGTGGGTCGACAATGTGCGGCTCGTCTATTGA
- the ispF gene encoding 2-C-methyl-D-erythritol 2,4-cyclodiphosphate synthase, giving the protein MNIPNFRIGNGFDVHRLVEGRDLWLCGVKIPHTLGLLGHSDADVALHALCDALLGAAALRDIGYHFPDTDPAYKGADSRVLLRRVRELLAARGYAIGNVDITIMAQAPKLLPHIPAMIECVASDLGLELDCVSVKATTTERLGFTGREEGIAAQAVALIFRV; this is encoded by the coding sequence ATGAATATACCTAATTTTCGCATAGGCAACGGATTTGATGTCCACCGCCTCGTCGAGGGCCGTGACCTGTGGCTCTGCGGCGTAAAGATACCTCATACTCTCGGATTGCTCGGACACAGCGATGCCGATGTCGCTCTTCATGCTTTGTGTGACGCACTGCTCGGCGCTGCAGCATTGCGTGACATAGGCTATCACTTCCCCGATACCGATCCTGCTTATAAGGGTGCCGATTCAAGGGTGCTGTTGCGCCGTGTGCGTGAATTGTTGGCCGCAAGAGGCTATGCAATAGGCAATGTCGACATCACGATAATGGCACAGGCTCCCAAATTGTTGCCCCACATTCCGGCGATGATCGAGTGCGTCGCCTCCGACCTTGGTCTTGAGCTTGATTGCGTTTCGGTTAAGGCTACAACCACTGAGCGCCTTGGCTTCACAGGCCGTGAAGAGGGCATAGCCGCACAGGCTGTAGCCCTGATATTCCGCGTATAA
- the porV gene encoding type IX secretion system outer membrane channel protein PorV has product MVRYTLTALAILFLHSTLVAETPKDEFNPVQTGVTSLNIAPDARGASMGDIGAATDPDANSQFWNPAKYAFAYSGGAVSLSYTPWLRKIVDDIFLANLSGYWKIGDGDNQAVSASLRYFSLGEITTGSDISAGQTLNPYEMSFDVGYSRKLSDKYSMGVVLRYIYSDLGFSTSYSGDQSTGASAFSADVAGFFTYYPMIGRNECQWSWGWNVSNVGSKVSYNNGESPVFLPANLRLGTTFTFPLADYHNLALSLDLNKLLVPTKPRRGDYDDTPEGEQRYLDALVEWEDMSPITGIFKSFGDAPGGFKEELREITWAIGAEYSYNQQFFLRAGYYYENEFKGGRKYFGMGAGFALNVLRLDASYMIATAQTSPLDQTLRFTLTFDMDGLKEMFGRK; this is encoded by the coding sequence ATGGTACGATACACGCTGACCGCCCTCGCCATATTGTTTCTTCACTCGACGCTCGTCGCCGAAACTCCGAAGGACGAATTCAATCCTGTGCAGACGGGGGTGACTTCGCTTAACATAGCTCCCGATGCACGCGGTGCATCGATGGGCGATATCGGTGCGGCCACCGATCCCGACGCCAATTCCCAGTTCTGGAATCCGGCAAAGTATGCATTTGCCTATAGCGGTGGGGCGGTGTCGCTCAGCTACACTCCGTGGCTGCGCAAGATTGTCGACGACATATTTCTCGCCAACCTTTCGGGATACTGGAAGATAGGCGACGGTGACAACCAGGCGGTGAGCGCTTCGCTACGTTACTTTTCGCTTGGCGAGATAACCACTGGCAGCGACATCTCGGCGGGTCAGACTCTTAATCCCTATGAAATGTCGTTTGATGTGGGATATTCCCGTAAATTGTCCGATAAATATTCGATGGGAGTCGTGTTGCGTTACATCTATTCCGACCTTGGTTTCTCGACCTCATACTCGGGCGACCAGTCGACCGGAGCTTCGGCTTTTTCGGCTGATGTAGCCGGATTCTTCACCTACTATCCCATGATAGGGCGTAATGAGTGTCAATGGTCGTGGGGCTGGAACGTGTCCAATGTAGGAAGCAAGGTGAGCTACAATAACGGGGAGAGCCCCGTATTTCTGCCCGCCAACCTGCGACTTGGTACTACATTCACATTCCCTCTTGCCGATTACCACAATCTTGCCCTTTCGCTCGACCTGAATAAGCTGCTTGTCCCCACCAAGCCCCGTCGGGGCGACTATGACGACACTCCTGAAGGCGAACAGCGTTATCTTGACGCTCTTGTGGAGTGGGAGGACATGTCGCCTATAACCGGGATTTTCAAGTCGTTCGGCGATGCCCCCGGAGGATTTAAGGAGGAGCTGCGTGAGATTACATGGGCGATAGGTGCTGAATACAGCTATAATCAGCAGTTTTTCCTCAGGGCCGGATACTATTATGAGAATGAGTTCAAGGGAGGTCGCAAATACTTCGGTATGGGTGCCGGATTCGCTCTCAATGTGCTTCGGCTCGACGCTTCCTATATGATAGCTACCGCGCAGACATCGCCGCTTGACCAGACACTTCGTTTCACGCTTACATTTGACATGGACGGACTCAAGGAGATGTTCGGACGCAAATAA
- a CDS encoding glycoside hydrolase family 127 protein, producing MNYRHFLAAGVMLLAAMSPLSAQQRLYPNEFSLSDVQLLDGPFKHACDLNVDVLLQYDVDRLLAPFLKEAGLQPKGELFSNWEGLDGHVGGHYLSALAIHYAATGNKELKSRMDYMISELKRCQDANGDGYIGGVPNGAKLWKEIHDGNVGIVWKYWVPWYNVHKTYAGLRDAWVYTGDKQARDMFLKLCDWGIDVIAPLDDKQMEAMLDNEFGGMDEVYADAYAMTGDKRYLDAAKRFAHHWLLDSMAAGVDNLDNKHANTQVPKVVGYQRIAELDGDKTFDSAARFFWNTVVHDRSLSIGGNSRREHFASAADCKSYADDREGPESCNTNNMLKLTEGLFRMSPTAEYADFYERALFNHILSTQHPEHGGYVYFTSARPGHYRVYSQPNSAMWCCVGTGMENHGKYGQFIYTHSGDSLQVNLFIASRLNWRDKGVTLTQSTSFPDSESSRLVVNTRGKKKFKLQLRHPGWCEGMTVKVNGKEIAASPAQSYVTIDRTWRDGDVVELSLPMAVTVEEIPNVPDYISIVRGPIVMGARYSTENLDGLVGDDGRWAHIASGPLVSVFDTPLLIGTRDEILKKLNNMKPVEGKPMTYTVPGLFDAKYASLELEPFARIHDCRYMMYWLSMTPEQYASYLREEQLKEEMRLALDRRTVDAVNTGEQQPEVDHGMKFDRSNKGNFQGEPWRDASNGGYFSYMLSTDNIDSLALMVRYWGNENGKRTFDILVDDTLLASENVSGKWKRDEFVNVEYPIPADLLAGKSHVTVTFRSHPGHSAGGIYHVRLIKGEEK from the coding sequence ATGAATTACCGACACTTTCTGGCCGCCGGCGTCATGTTGCTTGCAGCAATGTCGCCATTGAGCGCACAGCAGCGGCTTTACCCCAATGAGTTTTCGTTGAGCGATGTGCAATTGCTCGACGGCCCTTTCAAGCATGCCTGCGACCTGAATGTGGATGTGCTGCTACAATACGATGTCGACCGGTTGCTCGCTCCTTTTCTGAAAGAGGCCGGTCTGCAGCCCAAGGGCGAGCTTTTCTCCAACTGGGAAGGACTTGACGGACATGTGGGCGGACACTATCTTTCGGCTCTCGCCATTCACTATGCCGCAACAGGCAACAAGGAGCTTAAATCGCGAATGGATTACATGATATCGGAGCTGAAAAGATGTCAGGACGCCAACGGCGACGGTTATATAGGCGGTGTGCCCAACGGTGCCAAGCTGTGGAAGGAGATACATGACGGCAATGTGGGCATTGTGTGGAAATACTGGGTGCCCTGGTATAATGTTCACAAGACCTACGCCGGACTGCGTGACGCATGGGTGTACACGGGCGACAAGCAGGCGCGTGACATGTTCCTGAAGTTGTGTGACTGGGGCATCGATGTCATAGCACCTCTTGACGACAAGCAGATGGAAGCTATGCTCGACAACGAGTTTGGAGGCATGGACGAAGTTTATGCCGACGCTTATGCCATGACCGGAGATAAGCGTTACCTTGATGCCGCCAAGCGTTTCGCTCACCATTGGCTGCTTGACAGCATGGCGGCCGGTGTCGACAACCTCGATAACAAGCATGCCAACACTCAGGTGCCTAAGGTTGTAGGCTATCAGCGAATAGCCGAACTTGACGGCGACAAGACATTTGACTCGGCTGCCCGATTCTTCTGGAACACCGTTGTACACGACCGCTCACTGTCGATAGGCGGAAACAGCCGTCGCGAGCATTTTGCTTCGGCTGCCGACTGCAAGAGCTACGCCGATGACCGTGAAGGCCCCGAGTCATGTAACACCAACAATATGCTGAAGCTGACCGAGGGCCTGTTCCGAATGTCGCCTACCGCCGAGTATGCCGATTTCTATGAGCGCGCTCTGTTCAATCACATCCTGTCGACCCAACACCCCGAACACGGAGGTTACGTTTACTTCACCTCGGCTCGTCCGGGTCACTATCGCGTCTATTCACAGCCCAACAGCGCAATGTGGTGCTGCGTCGGAACCGGAATGGAGAATCACGGAAAATACGGACAATTCATATACACTCATTCGGGCGATTCGCTTCAGGTGAACCTCTTCATCGCATCGCGTCTTAACTGGCGTGACAAGGGCGTGACACTAACCCAGTCGACATCGTTCCCCGACTCCGAGTCATCGCGCCTCGTCGTGAATACCCGTGGCAAGAAGAAGTTCAAGCTTCAGCTGCGTCATCCGGGATGGTGCGAGGGGATGACTGTCAAGGTCAATGGAAAGGAGATTGCTGCCTCTCCGGCGCAGTCCTATGTGACGATCGACCGTACATGGCGTGACGGTGATGTAGTGGAACTGTCGTTGCCCATGGCCGTAACGGTTGAGGAGATACCCAATGTGCCCGATTACATATCGATCGTGCGCGGTCCCATTGTGATGGGTGCGCGTTACAGTACCGAAAATCTCGACGGTCTTGTAGGTGACGACGGTCGTTGGGCGCACATCGCATCGGGTCCGCTTGTTTCTGTGTTTGATACTCCGTTACTTATAGGAACGCGTGACGAGATTCTTAAGAAGCTCAATAACATGAAGCCTGTTGAGGGCAAGCCGATGACATATACCGTCCCCGGACTGTTTGATGCAAAATATGCGTCACTTGAACTTGAACCCTTTGCCCGCATCCACGATTGCCGTTACATGATGTACTGGCTTTCGATGACTCCCGAGCAATATGCCTCCTACCTGCGCGAAGAGCAGCTTAAGGAGGAGATGCGCCTTGCTCTCGACCGCCGCACTGTCGACGCTGTCAACACCGGTGAGCAGCAGCCTGAGGTGGATCACGGCATGAAGTTTGACCGCTCCAATAAGGGCAACTTCCAGGGCGAGCCTTGGCGTGACGCTTCCAACGGAGGCTACTTCAGCTACATGTTGAGCACCGACAACATCGACTCGCTTGCCCTGATGGTGCGTTACTGGGGTAATGAGAACGGAAAGCGTACATTTGACATACTCGTTGATGACACTCTGCTTGCATCGGAAAATGTGTCGGGCAAGTGGAAGCGTGACGAATTTGTGAATGTGGAGTATCCTATTCCCGCCGATCTGCTCGCCGGCAAATCGCACGTGACGGTGACATTCCGCAGCCATCCCGGACATAGTGCGGGAGGCATATATCACGTAAGGCTTATTAAGGGCGAGGAGAAGTAA
- a CDS encoding tetratricopeptide repeat protein: MADKDPKQNEPIELDVLNKENEELKNNVTKGQKYVMWGMIAISVIAIIVIIYIFAVRNPGIKAANEAVSQADITLSQGNDSVALAQYQQVANEYGYEAGNRATLVAATMLYRDGKYEEAISNLKNFDPKEALVGAAAMSLEGDCYVNLQKYSDALASYDKAIKISDNNALYTPLFMLKKATVLREQKDYAAELKVLKAIKADYPEYSRAYNLDIDKYIARAEYQASEK; the protein is encoded by the coding sequence ATGGCTGATAAAGACCCGAAACAGAATGAACCTATTGAGCTTGATGTGCTCAACAAGGAGAATGAAGAGTTAAAGAACAATGTGACCAAAGGTCAGAAGTATGTAATGTGGGGCATGATTGCCATTTCGGTAATCGCCATCATCGTTATCATCTACATTTTTGCAGTGCGTAACCCCGGTATAAAGGCCGCTAACGAGGCTGTATCGCAGGCCGACATCACCCTCTCGCAGGGCAATGACTCGGTAGCACTTGCACAATATCAGCAGGTTGCCAACGAATATGGATATGAGGCCGGCAACCGTGCCACTCTTGTTGCCGCAACAATGCTTTACCGTGACGGAAAGTATGAGGAGGCAATCAGCAACCTGAAGAACTTCGATCCCAAGGAAGCTCTTGTGGGCGCTGCTGCAATGTCGCTCGAAGGTGACTGCTATGTCAATCTCCAGAAGTATTCCGATGCTCTTGCTTCCTACGACAAGGCCATCAAGATAAGCGACAACAACGCTCTCTATACTCCGCTCTTCATGCTTAAGAAGGCCACCGTGCTTCGTGAGCAGAAGGATTATGCCGCCGAGCTTAAGGTGCTCAAGGCTATCAAGGCTGACTATCCCGAATATTCGCGCGCTTACAATCTTGACATTGACAAGTACATCGCACGCGCCGAATATCAGGCCTCGGAAAAATAA
- the lysS gene encoding lysine--tRNA ligase, which produces MNILELSEQEIVRRGSLDEMRRMGIDPYPAALYPTDAYTTEIKETFSDDAPQREVCIAGRIMSRRIMGKASFMELQDSKGRIQVYISRDDLCPGEDKELYNVVFKKLLDIGDFVGVKGYVFRTQTGEISVHARELTVLSKSLRPLPIVKVKDGVTYDAFDDPELRYRRRYVDLVVNDQVKDIFIKRTKVFNSMRNYFNDHGYMEVETPILQSIPGGAAARPFITHHNALDIPLYLRIADELYLKRLIVGGFEGVYEFSKNFRNEGMDRTHNPEFTCMEIYVAYKDYNWMMDFTEKMLEKICLDVNGTTEVKVGDNTISFKAPFKRITMIDAIKEHTGIDIAGMDEEQLREVCRKLDIEADETMGKGKLIDEIFGEKCEGNYIQPTFIIDYPIEMSPLTKRHRNNPELTERFELMVNGKELANAYSELNDPIDQYERFVEQMRLAEKGDDEAMIIDKDFIRALEYGMPPTSGMGIGMDRLVMLMTGQTTIQEVLLFPQMRPEKVQPRDKEEAYTAIGVPAEWVAPLQKAGIMTVSQLAGANPGKIFQDLCGINKKFKLELKNPTQDDIKSWIAAVEQ; this is translated from the coding sequence ATGAATATACTTGAATTGAGCGAACAAGAGATAGTGCGCCGAGGAAGTCTTGACGAAATGCGTCGTATGGGCATAGACCCCTACCCCGCAGCCCTGTACCCCACCGACGCCTATACCACCGAGATTAAAGAGACATTCAGCGACGATGCGCCTCAACGCGAGGTGTGCATAGCCGGCCGCATAATGAGCCGCCGCATAATGGGCAAAGCCTCATTCATGGAACTTCAGGACTCGAAAGGCCGCATTCAGGTCTACATAAGCCGCGACGACCTCTGTCCCGGCGAAGACAAGGAGCTATACAATGTAGTGTTCAAGAAACTCCTCGACATAGGCGACTTTGTGGGAGTGAAAGGCTACGTGTTCCGCACTCAGACCGGCGAAATTTCGGTTCACGCCCGCGAGCTCACGGTGCTTAGCAAATCACTGCGTCCGCTCCCCATCGTCAAGGTCAAGGACGGCGTTACCTACGATGCATTCGACGATCCCGAGCTGCGTTATCGCCGCCGCTATGTCGACCTCGTTGTCAACGATCAAGTAAAGGACATATTCATCAAGCGCACCAAAGTGTTCAACTCGATGCGCAACTACTTCAACGACCACGGTTACATGGAGGTGGAAACACCCATCCTGCAGTCGATACCCGGCGGTGCAGCCGCACGCCCCTTCATCACCCACCACAATGCGCTCGACATTCCCCTCTATCTCCGCATTGCCGACGAGCTTTACCTGAAGCGCCTCATCGTAGGTGGCTTTGAAGGTGTCTACGAGTTCTCAAAGAACTTCCGTAACGAGGGTATGGACCGCACCCACAACCCCGAGTTCACCTGTATGGAAATCTACGTTGCCTACAAGGACTACAACTGGATGATGGACTTCACCGAAAAGATGCTTGAAAAGATATGCCTCGATGTCAACGGCACGACCGAAGTCAAGGTTGGCGACAACACTATCAGCTTCAAGGCTCCCTTCAAGCGCATAACGATGATTGACGCGATAAAGGAGCACACCGGCATCGACATCGCCGGCATGGACGAAGAGCAATTGCGCGAAGTGTGCCGCAAGCTCGACATCGAAGCCGACGAAACCATGGGCAAGGGCAAGCTCATCGACGAGATATTCGGCGAAAAATGCGAAGGCAACTACATTCAGCCCACGTTCATTATCGACTATCCCATCGAAATGTCGCCCCTCACCAAGCGTCACCGCAACAATCCCGAGCTCACCGAGCGCTTCGAGCTTATGGTCAACGGAAAGGAACTTGCCAACGCATATTCCGAGCTTAACGACCCCATCGACCAGTATGAGCGCTTTGTAGAGCAGATGCGTCTTGCCGAAAAGGGCGACGACGAAGCAATGATAATCGACAAGGACTTCATCCGCGCTCTTGAGTACGGAATGCCTCCCACTTCAGGCATGGGAATCGGCATGGACCGACTCGTGATGCTGATGACCGGCCAGACCACCATTCAGGAGGTGCTGCTCTTCCCGCAGATGCGTCCCGAAAAAGTCCAGCCCCGCGACAAGGAAGAGGCCTACACCGCAATAGGAGTACCCGCCGAATGGGTTGCACCGCTTCAGAAAGCCGGCATAATGACCGTGAGCCAGCTCGCAGGAGCCAATCCCGGCAAGATATTCCAGGATCTATGCGGCATTAACAAGAAATTTAAACTCGAACTTAAAAATCCGACACAGGACGACATCAAGTCATGGATTGCAGCAGTCGAACAGTAG